Proteins encoded in a region of the Candidatus Cloacimonadaceae bacterium genome:
- the der gene encoding ribosome biogenesis GTPase Der, producing MRKAVVSIVGRPNVGKSTLFNRLCRKRIAIVDFEAGITRDRKYEDVEWNGKLFRLVDTGGIVFDSGEAMDKMIKHQALLAIDESDLILFMVDAQTGTTDIDKEIAQILYPHRDKVMLVANKADNEKFEWEIYDFLQLGFGDAFPISASQGRNTGNFLDELLSLIPGTQDAYLEEKKVNTRIAVVGKPNVGKSSIVNLLLGSEKQIVDAVPGTTRDAIDTVFRYHGKDYTLIDTAGLRRKTKVTYGVEYFSTMRTIDAVDRSDIVILVLAANEEVSVQDVKIASYAKRKMKEIMIIFNKWDLVEKETGTTGKFVSELHLQMPFLQFAPIQFISALTSQRIHRVMETIVRIEEESEKRVSTSELNRFMERVVEHRPPTDAKGQHIKIFYITQAAIKPPTFIFFCNKPRLITENYRRYLNNQIREMFAFEGVSIKLIFKGRDKEDVSE from the coding sequence ATGAGGAAAGCAGTCGTCTCAATCGTCGGACGCCCCAACGTCGGCAAATCGACACTGTTCAACCGTCTGTGCCGCAAACGCATAGCCATTGTTGATTTTGAAGCCGGAATTACCCGCGACCGCAAATATGAGGACGTCGAATGGAACGGAAAACTCTTCCGTCTTGTCGATACCGGCGGGATAGTTTTTGACAGCGGCGAAGCCATGGACAAGATGATCAAGCATCAGGCACTGTTGGCGATCGACGAATCCGATCTGATCCTCTTTATGGTGGACGCGCAAACGGGGACCACGGACATCGACAAAGAGATCGCGCAGATCCTTTATCCGCATAGGGATAAGGTGATGCTGGTGGCAAATAAGGCGGATAACGAAAAGTTTGAATGGGAGATCTATGATTTTCTCCAGCTCGGATTTGGCGACGCCTTTCCGATTTCCGCTTCCCAGGGAAGAAACACCGGCAATTTCCTTGATGAACTACTCAGCCTCATTCCCGGAACCCAGGACGCCTATCTGGAAGAGAAAAAGGTGAACACCCGCATCGCTGTGGTGGGCAAACCGAATGTGGGCAAATCCTCCATCGTGAACCTGCTTTTGGGCAGCGAAAAACAAATCGTGGACGCTGTTCCGGGCACGACCAGAGACGCCATCGACACCGTATTTCGTTATCACGGAAAGGATTACACTCTGATCGACACTGCCGGATTGCGCCGCAAAACCAAGGTCACTTATGGCGTGGAGTATTTCAGCACGATGCGGACTATCGACGCGGTGGATAGATCGGACATCGTGATCCTGGTGCTCGCCGCCAATGAAGAAGTTTCCGTTCAGGACGTCAAGATCGCCTCTTATGCCAAACGCAAAATGAAAGAAATCATGATCATTTTCAACAAGTGGGATCTCGTGGAAAAAGAGACCGGCACCACCGGCAAGTTCGTCTCCGAGTTGCACTTGCAGATGCCTTTTCTGCAATTTGCCCCGATACAATTCATTTCCGCTTTGACGAGCCAACGCATTCACCGCGTGATGGAAACCATCGTCCGCATTGAAGAAGAAAGCGAAAAAAGAGTGAGCACCAGCGAGCTCAACCGCTTTATGGAAAGAGTGGTGGAACACCGTCCTCCCACCGATGCCAAGGGGCAACACATCAAGATTTTTTATATCACTCAGGCGGCGATCAAACCGCCAACCTTCATATTTTTCTGCAACAAACCGCGGCTGATCACGGAAAACTATCGCCGCTATCTCAATAATCAGATCAGGGAAATGTTTGCCTTTGAAGGGGTTAGCATCAAACTGATCTTCAAGGGAAGGGACAAGGAAGATGTGTCCGAATAG
- the plsY gene encoding glycerol-3-phosphate 1-O-acyltransferase PlsY: MCPNSRYIVFMWLVALGSFLIGSIPFGWIIGKLFYKKDIRNEGSGNIGATNALRSYGAGAGILVLFLDAAKGFVVTYAALVFWQWEYLTLLAGLMVIMGHMHSAFLGFKGGKGVATAVGVFLVFAPMPFLIVLPLFVLSVLITRYVSFSSLLAAIGILVVAVVDYRFQPGIALLKSRYSSCEYICVVALIVALIIFKHLPNLKRLYQGTENRFGSSKKDIT; encoded by the coding sequence ATGTGTCCGAATAGCAGATATATCGTATTTATGTGGCTTGTGGCGCTCGGATCATTTCTGATCGGCAGCATACCATTTGGCTGGATCATCGGCAAACTCTTTTACAAGAAGGACATCCGCAACGAGGGCAGCGGAAATATTGGTGCCACGAACGCTTTGCGAAGTTATGGCGCTGGAGCCGGAATCCTTGTATTGTTCCTTGACGCTGCCAAGGGGTTCGTCGTCACTTATGCTGCGCTGGTGTTTTGGCAGTGGGAGTATCTCACTCTCTTGGCGGGACTTATGGTCATCATGGGACACATGCACAGTGCCTTTCTCGGTTTCAAAGGCGGCAAGGGAGTCGCCACCGCGGTTGGCGTCTTTTTGGTGTTTGCTCCGATGCCCTTTTTGATCGTGCTGCCGCTTTTCGTGCTATCGGTGCTGATTACCCGTTATGTGTCCTTTTCATCGCTGCTTGCGGCAATCGGCATCCTCGTCGTTGCGGTAGTCGATTATCGTTTCCAGCCTGGAATCGCCTTGCTCAAATCGAGATATTCATCTTGCGAATACATCTGTGTGGTGGCTTTGATCGTCGCGCTCATCATCTTTAAGCACCTTCCTAATCTGAAAAGACTATATCAGGGAACCGAGAACAGATTCGGCTCTTCCAAAAAGGACATTACATAG